Part of the Calditrichota bacterium genome, TTGGACAAGATCCGCCCGTCTTTGTTGGCAGACGGCGGAAATGTCGAATTGATTGGCGTGGAAGATAATGTCGTGAAAGTGCGTCTCACCGGCGCCTGTTTCGGTTGCCCATTTTCGCAAATGACATTGAAGAATGGCATTGAGCGAATTCTCAAAGAAGAAATCCCTGAAATTAAAGAAGTTGTCTCCGCGTAATTGGCAGGCAAGGGATTTCATAATTTTCAACAAAGAGTTTTTTATGGTACGTGACAGAAGATTAGGGGATGAGTGGCTGGATTGGGACGGCAAGATGACCGCCGACGCTATCAAAGTGGAAGCCGGAAAACGATTGTTTTTAGGTTTCACGCTTTTGGGAATGATTTTCATGGCGGCGGCAGCGGTTTTGATCTGGTATTTGATCAAGCCGAGAATTTTTTCATTAAACGCGCAATTGGCACAAATCTTGGAAATCGTACTCATTGCGGGTGTCGGACTGCTGTTTTTGGTTTTTTTGCAAACGATTCTTTCCATCGTTACTCATAAAAATTTCATCGTGCGACTTGGCAAGTTGGAATTTTCCATCAGTTTTTTGACGCCGTTCATTCTCTCGTTGGGACAGAAATTTGGCATTTCCTACGACAGAATGGGGAATTCCTTCATTAAAGTCAGCAATTCGCTCATTTTGGCGACGCGCTGGAAATTGAGCCGCAATCGCGTGTTAATTTTGCTGCCGCGTTGTTTGCGGCGACCGATTCAGAAACAGATCATCGGCATCGCGGAAAAATATCATTGTTTGATTTACACCGTTCCCGGCGGCAGTCTGGCGCGGAAAATCATCAAAGAACAGAGACCGACAGCCA contains:
- a CDS encoding NifU family protein gives rise to the protein MFERVQEVLDKIRPSLLADGGNVELIGVEDNVVKVRLTGACFGCPFSQMTLKNGIERILKEEIPEIKEVVSA
- a CDS encoding DUF116 domain-containing protein produces the protein MVRDRRLGDEWLDWDGKMTADAIKVEAGKRLFLGFTLLGMIFMAAAAVLIWYLIKPRIFSLNAQLAQILEIVLIAGVGLLFLVFLQTILSIVTHKNFIVRLGKLEFSISFLTPFILSLGQKFGISYDRMGNSFIKVSNSLILATRWKLSRNRVLILLPRCLRRPIQKQIIGIAEKYHCLIYTVPGGSLARKIIKEQRPTAIIGVACERDLLAGIRDVRLIPVIGVPNARPEGPCKNTIVDYHRIEEAVRFFLGIGENDRADFLQPVN